ATGTTCGGGATGTTGCAAAGGCACATGTTCTGCTCTTTGAGACTCCTGCTGCCTCTGGTAGATATCTTTGCACCAATGGTATCTATCAGTTTGGTGATTTTGCTGAGAGGGTCTCCAGGCTTTTCCCTGAGTTTCCTGTTCACAGGTGCGTATCTTAGACCCAACCCCCTCGAGTTGTTCAACTCAAGCATAATGGCTTAGCTGAATTAGTATTAACTCATTAACAAAAGCATTCCGTGCGGATAGATTATATTGCAACCAATGGGCAGCCCTCACTGAAATATGATTACCTATACGAATCTGTTAATCATGCACCATGTGCTGCTCATGTGCATGGGGTTAACTTTATCTTTTTAATGGTTGGAACTTATCCTTATTCTCTTGTCATGTTCCCTCGATTACTTTGTCTAGTTAAGGTGGTTTCCCTGCATAAAGACAGGGAGCttttcttcttgaagcttgCTAATAGATACCCTTGGTGATTTTTTCTGGTTGGATGTTTCTACTTTTCTGTGAGCTAATTTCTGGTTGGATACCCCTGCTCAacgatcaatttttttttttttttatgcgtCAATCTTCTAAACTTGGTCATATGAGATCCACATCATCAATCTTAATGGTTATCTATCTCCAAAAGTATATCTTTCATGTTCTGACTTCTGTAGTATGCATTATATACGATGCTCAGTATATGGCCTTGTTGAAGCTTTATGAGTCATATGCTTGCTGCTGTCCCACCAAAGTTTTtcatatagaaaatatattataaaaactATTTGAGATGATTAAGTTACACAAACTTTCTGCGAATTTGAAAGACAAGAAAATAGATTCTCCTTATGTTAGTCAATGTGCTAGAGCTGTGGTGTAGTAGAGATACATACagcaatataatatttttcttatgaaaaattattttgatttgttgaTCCAAAACCTTGAAAAACTAGCACCTATTGAAGCTGATGTTACATGGCCTCTCTATTAACATCATTGGAAAATGTGGTATctattaaatcactacttatttcaaaagctgaAGTTGATTGAAAATGATGAATgtaatcatttttaattaatatttaaatgctCCCCCTCGTATGTGAGACCAAATAACATGTAgaatattttaactaaaatagggTATAAATTATGGAGGCAGAATTCAAATTCAGGACCACTAATCcgatactatattaaatcactagtttttcttacaaaaatttaAGCTGATATGAATgggtgaatttaatcatttgattaatattcttaCGCTTTCTATCACATGTAGACTCAAATTCCATCTTAATAAGTAAGGCTCAATATGTATAGATTGAAATAGGAGGTGACTTATAGAGTTATGGTTCGAATTCAGGAATTATACTTTGATACCTTGTGAAGTTACTCtgtattccaaaagcttaatttGATAGGAAATTGTGTAtgtaataatttataattaatattctaatagtaTGTATGATAAAGTAGTAAATATTGCGCAACAAGTTGTGATTATAGGGTATCTCTAGAAGTTTCAAAAGTGGTGgtagtaataaaaataatatgactTTCAAAGCTGACATGCATCAGTTCAATTCAATGTTGATTAACCCTTGCTTTCCATGAGACTTTCCAAAAGGTccaaaaaaatgaagttatctTATTATGACACATTATGAAACTTACTTTAATGATCATTGCATCTCCACCTTTTATTCAAGGGAAGGCCTTGATTggtctaaaaaataaaatcctttcATAACTAGATTTGTCACATTGTTCTTTAGAGTAAGCAaggttattttattattcttggtAAGTAGAGCTATTTTAGTTAGCAATGCATGTCATTGGAAACAGGACAACCTGGTTTTCTGGTTTTATGTGAACCAAGGGataacatatataataaaacaaaacagaagTTATCATTGGTTGTGTCAGTCATTTTGAACTTTTCTATCCTTCTCAGACCtagaaaaatatcatttttgtcttaatttttttttttatctgattCCATTTGGTGGAAGTTCTTAACTTGAATTACATACAGGTTTACTGGGGAAACTCAGCCAGGTTTGGCAGACTGCAAAGATGCAGCAAAGAGATTAATCGATCTGGGTCTGGTCTTCACACCCCTTGAAGATGCTGTCCAGGACACAGTGGAGAGTCTCAAAGCTAAAGGCTTTCTGTGCCAGAAAATGCCACAATCTTAggctatttctttcttttattctgcCTCGTCTAGTTTTTCAATACAACATGAAATTTTCACTGTTTCATTGCTTTATCTATTAGCTGGCTGTAATAACGTTTGCAATGAACTGTTGTCTTTGTATATAATCATgctttttctctttcatttctaAAGGAAACGTTGATTGATCAGAAATGAACTACCGGTAATGCTTACTATATAATCATTCAACTCGTTATAATTTTCGTGAAATTTTATAGGTTACCAGAAATATATCAAACTCTAGCTCTAATGTCTTTTACTGCACCATATCCTGCGAGCATACGAAAATAAGAGTCAGTCCAGTACTTGGGATTCAGTTGCAAAACGTAATATTGGCTCCGTATTCTATgagtttttataattataagttATAGCCTCAGAATAATTggcattttttttatcaaaagcaTGAAATGGAAATGGGTTAGTACCATAGGTGCACTAGAAAAGGACGATGCCAAAGCAATTTGAATTGGGACCATTGTCCATCTTCGTGTTTGGTGTGGCAAGTCAGGCCTTTCTCGGGCACGTGATTGGGGGCCTTttaagctgaaaaaaaaaaagaaaaaaaagaaagtggggTCCTTGTCAGTAGTCACCGAGAACCAAGCGGTCCAAGCCAAGTTTAGATAAATATAGAGCAAGTTATTTATTCCGGCTTTAGTTTTCAGTCTtttctcgatctctctctgttGTTTTTCAAAAGCCTCCAACATTCCATGTGCGATATCTTTCCCACCCTTGTTCTTGCTCCTTTTTGACATGGAAGAATCTATCTTttatctagagagagagagatgctcaGTTCTAATCATGGAGGTGTTCTGGCATTGCATGTGCATCAATCACCCCTGCCCACTTGGAAGTTATATTACACTTTCAGTGTCCCCCTCCTCAAACCAATCTTCaacatactctctctctctctctcacacacacatatattctTCTGCAATTTTCTCGTTTCCTTAATGTGAAAAGAAGACTTAGAAGCAGTTGATAGCCACCAGAGATGAGCAGCCTTGCACCTTGCAGCCGATCTTGGTGAACAGAACTTTTTGATTCCCCCTTTTTATTGTTCTATATAATCATTAATGAATCGGGTTTTCAGTATTACTTTCTTTTCGTGTTTCCAAAGGTCCATAAGCGAGGATTCACTCAGAAGGTATGTGCGCTTTGCAAGTGAGAGCTGCATACAGGAGTTACTGTCAGCTTCAGACTCAAACAGGGCTGGTAATGCCAATGATGGCTGGAAGGTTCTTACTCTTGAAAACGGAGTAGAGATATCCAAACGCAGGTCTGGGTCTTTTCACACATTTCGCAGCCGTTGGCTGCTCAGATCAGTATCGCCCCAACAATTCATTACTGTTGCTAATGCCATTGATGCTGCAAAGGTGAATTTTGAGTTTCTCACATGAtcatggaaaaagaaaatcaaaatttttaaaatctatagATGGGAAACACTAAAAAAACTCCGTAGGTGAGTTAGATTCCTAAGTCCTAACCAACACGTTGAAAAGAACAGTTTTGTCCTCAGCAATATCTATTATATGACTTCTTTTCTCTGGGTAAGATAAtaatgaattctttttttttgtttgtcttccttgaaaatgacaaaatataaCCTGTATCCTTTTTTTATGCAACAGCTATGGCAAGTACATTGTATGGGATCGTACTAGCTTGGATTTGAAAAGGAATTCATATATGcaattatgagtaatgctagtaCTGAGTCTTCACAGCACTTATTTTGCACCGGCTGACGTggtgtgttttaagtgactttacATGTCGGTCGGTGTAAAATGGGTGTGAAGAGTAATATTACTCATGTAATCAAATATCAGCAAATTGCTCTAGGTGTGTGTATATAACTAGGTTCATGTGGGGTTCTTGTTAATTAACATGTTGTATTTTCATGTTATTGAACCAGCAATGGGACCCTGATCTGGTGGAAGCCAGGTACATAAAAGATCTTGAGGACAATCTTAGTATCATCCGGCTCAGGTTTGGTGATAGCTCTAAGCCTCTCTTTAGGAACAGAGAATTCATAGTCTACGAGCGACGTGAAACCATGGAAGACGGCACCCTGGTAAGCAGTACTACAAAGCAGACTGGCagaatatttatttacttaatttttagtGCAATGAATTTAACCTTGCTTGCAAGGAACAGAACTTATAAAAGTGTGTCTTTCACGTGACTGTGGGTTTTGCAGGTGGTAGCAGTTGCTTCACTGCCGAAGGAGATAGCTGCTGGATTGCATCCAAAGCAAAATAATGCAATCAGAGGACTTCTGCTTCAGTCAGGTTGGGTCGTGGAGAAACTTGAAGATGACTCCTGCATGGTCACTTACGTTGTTCAGGTAAGTAACTTTAGCAGCACGTTTTTTCTGTTCCCCGTATGCTTCCACAATTGCCAAGTAAAACTAACAGGTCCAATTCACTCAACTGTTGACTTTCGCTTTATTGTTATTCAGTTAGATCCTGCAGGATGGCTGCCCAAGTGCTTTGTCAATCGACTAAACACAAAGCTGGTTATGATCATTGAAAACCTTAGGAAACTAGCTCAAGCTTGTCCCATGGAAGGTGATACATAATTGCATCAATGTGGAGTGGGAAAAGAACAGAGATTAATGCATATTGGTGGAACAATTATTCACCGATCGATATTCCTGATCGATGCCTCTATTTAGCACTCTCTTGAACTTGGAATTTGCTTCTTTCAGCATGAACGCAAGTGTGAATATTAGAACATGCATCAATCTTCTGATGTTCAGCAGGCGTGCAATCAGTCTTAtatatgggttttgttttgaactATGAAAATTATGATTAATACAAGTTATGTGGCCATTAACAAGCTAAGGATTAAGTGAGAAAGAACCATTATGTTTAGAGAAATGTTTTATACTACAGTTTACTGGATTGATGTGACAGTGTCCATCAGCTTTTTTTGttagacaaaataaaaataaaaataaaaattaagggcCGATAGACACTGCTACATCAACCCAATAAGATAGGGTGAGATGAGTGTGTCGGATATGCATTACTCTTTATGTTTAACTAGCTTATAACCCACACATGCTAtgcacgattttttttttattattataatttaattttaaaaatattttatatattactaTATTTGTAATATATCTTAGTAAAACTATTGCTTCGATTCACAAAAATCTGTAGTTTTTCAAATATCATATAATCACTAAGAAACAAAGTGaaggataaaaacaaatgattgagaaaataaaattaagcctAATGAGGAGATTGGGATTGGGTGCAATAAGAATCGAAACTAAGATGTGAGCTGGATTTAGGCTGGAAGCATGTGCGATGCAAGCAACAAAACAGTCATGAAATCGTCGAGTAGCAATCTAGTGCAACAGTCAGGGAAAGTAACTCATGAGCTCAGGTCACCAAGTAAGGATCTAGTTGAGACAGGCGTGTAGGTGCATGGATCTCACGTGCAGGTTAATGAGCGGTGCGTGACAACGCGTGCACTAGTGTGGTGGTGTGGTCGAACTAATGTTGGCGCGTGAGGGTGCATCCAACAGCTTCTTGAGGTTGTTTTTTCATAGAATCTATAATGCCCccgaaattaattaactatgaAGTTAACATTGCAATGCCACTCGCAGCgcttctaaattaattaattagtaattaacttttattttttatgtgtgTAAGTTGTACAATAGAATGAGTTAtttatttgcttctttttatGTTACTTGGGTTATTGTTTCCCTTTAAAGTAGACTATtatatttgaatttgagttGGTACCTCTCTTTATTATAGTCCTATTTTCGAACCCTAACAGCGCTTTTACTGCTTCAGCCAtccttttggtggttgttgctGTTTCCAAGTGGGGTTGCAGATAGGCTTGTCCTAATCTGTTTTCCTTTAACTTTTATAACCGCCTTGTGCTGCTTATTGAGATGACCGAATCATTTGTTTGACCAATTTTCTaccctttataattattttagtgtTGTTTTAGTTTAGTTTGGGTCTACTATTGGGGAGCCAACCCCTTTTTCATTCATAGGATCGTCTACTTCTTCCTTTTGGATCAGAAGTGGGAAGGatcttcttttataattaacccttttccttattcaatttatttttattttttttaaaaaaaaaagaaaaagaaaaaaaagaacaaggccaatgaaaaaaatgaaatacactaattaatattatgataaTATCTATTCTTGCACAAATATGGTAATATTGTAACAATGGTAATATACTAACAATTTTCAATGCTACCATAGACTTCTAATTGCAAGAGCTCGATAGTAAATTTagttaggggtgggcaaaaccgTGCAAAACCACACCGACCCACATGAactgccccgccccgccccatccCTACCGGTTTTCACGTTGAAATTTGCGGGCATGGTTTGAATTTCTGCcaaaccgtgcggggcggggcggggcacgggtttaggattttttcaACCCCagatccccgccccgcaccgcatAAACCTAAAACACCTAAAcataaaaaaccctaaccccccGTCCAGCGACTCTGGCTGTCCTTCACGAGTTATGCGACTCAAGCTTCACTTGTTATGTGACTCACGTCTCACTTCAAATGAAATGAGTCATCATTTCTTCATCTTCGTTACTATTCAGGCTTTGGATTCTTTGAGCAGGACTGGAGGAAGAGTGGAAGGCTGCAACTGAGATATCATGACTGTTGAGACGGCAACAGATTTGGGTAAAGAAGacgaaaggaaaagaagaggagATGAAGGTTGAATATTCATTTTCGTTGATTATTGAATGCCTTAAGGGTAAAATTGTAAAATGCAGGAAGTTGGAAGACTCTAGAAGCCACGTGGTGGATGAGGGTTGAAGTTTCTCTCAATGTGGATTACAGCTATTAGTCACTCACTACTAACTCCAAAGTCCAAACGGTGTGTTttgctattcattttttttttttttttttaaactagaaGCTTCAAGCTATGAATcatttaaccctaatttccctaaacaaaaaacagtaaaaaataaaaatgctcgCAGGCGCAGCCTCTAGTCTTCGttttcctcatcttcttctttcatcTCAGATCATCTATGTCTTTCTCGCTCctccacttct
The sequence above is drawn from the Alnus glutinosa chromosome 11, dhAlnGlut1.1, whole genome shotgun sequence genome and encodes:
- the LOC133882607 gene encoding uncharacterized protein LOC133882607 isoform X2; its protein translation is MSSLAPCSRSWSISEDSLRRYVRFASESCIQELLSASDSNRAGNANDGWKVLTLENGVEISKRRSGSFHTFRSRWLLRSVSPQQFITVANAIDAAKQWDPDLVEARYIKDLEDNLSIIRLRFGDSSKPLFRNREFIVYERRETMEDGTLVVAVASLPKEIAAGLHPKQNNAIRGLLLQSGWVVEKLEDDSCMVTYVVQILQDGCPSALSID
- the LOC133882607 gene encoding uncharacterized protein LOC133882607 isoform X3, yielding MSSLAPCSRSWSISEDSLRRYVRFASESCIQELLSASDSNRAGNANDGWKVLTLENGVEISKRRSGSFHTFRSRWLLRSVSPQQFITVANAIDAAKQWDPDLVEARYIKDLEDNLSIIRLRFGDSSKPLFRNREFIVYERRETMEDGTLVVAVASLPKEIAAGLHPKQNNAIRGLLLQSGWVVEKLEDDSCMVTYVVQDGCPSALSID
- the LOC133882607 gene encoding uncharacterized protein LOC133882607 isoform X1; this encodes MSSLAPCSRSWSISEDSLRRYVRFASESCIQELLSASDSNRAGNANDGWKVLTLENGVEISKRRSGSFHTFRSRWLLRSVSPQQFITVANAIDAAKQWDPDLVEARYIKDLEDNLSIIRLRFGDSSKPLFRNREFIVYERRETMEDGTLVVAVASLPKEIAAGLHPKQNNAIRGLLLQSGWVVEKLEDDSCMVTYVVQLDPAGWLPKCFVNRLNTKLVMIIENLRKLAQACPMEGDT